The following are encoded together in the Phaeobacter porticola genome:
- a CDS encoding response regulator, whose product MSLKDSLRVMVVDDMSTSRGILTQCLDELGVSNYMVENNGQSAFQKLVANPVHLVLSDYNMPGMDGLGLLKALREHRVTQRVGFILVTGKPTPEIVEVGRRLAMNNIIRKPFTVATMKQAIEQVVGRL is encoded by the coding sequence ATGAGCTTGAAAGACTCTCTGCGCGTAATGGTTGTTGACGATATGTCCACCAGCCGGGGCATCCTAACCCAGTGTCTGGATGAGCTGGGCGTCAGCAACTACATGGTTGAAAATAATGGGCAATCGGCATTTCAAAAGCTCGTTGCGAACCCAGTTCACCTGGTGCTGTCCGATTACAACATGCCGGGTATGGATGGGCTTGGACTGCTGAAAGCGCTGCGCGAGCATCGCGTGACACAGCGTGTGGGTTTTATTCTGGTGACGGGCAAACCTACGCCAGAAATCGTTGAAGTCGGTCGCCGCCTTGCGATGAACAATATCATTCGTAAGCCATTTACCGTTGCGACGATGAAGCAGGCAATTGAACAAGTGGTCGGGCGCCTATGA
- a CDS encoding chemotaxis protein CheA: MAGSIQDTFFEECEELLEAMDEGLTAIEGGDHDSEVVNAVFRAVHSIKGGAGAFGLDDLVAFAHKFETVFDEVRANRLGLDTKLIQLLLRCSDHLADLVSTSRDGGSVDEAHNDVLVSALEEYIDEEEEEVVFQPMGLGGAFEMAPIEVEQERVYSIRFHPLKDMYGTGNEPYFLFQTLADLGTLEVTLDESELPGFDALDTDESYLIWSLTLTTAESKSAIESVFEFVEGLCELSIESDMDDEDEANALAALEAAFGTAPEEGGDQVTVPFEPPVSAPEPEADAAPVAAKAAAPKAEAAKSEQRGGPNPTLRVDLERVDRLINAVGELIINHSMLAQQIANLDVADLRDVETELEGFKNLARDIQEGVMSIRAQPVKPLFQRMARIVREASAATGKTAKLITEGENTEVDKTVIERLSDPLTHILRNAVDHGVEKPEDREAVGKNRSGEIRLSASHRSGSVCIEIKDDGAGVNRPRVKQIAIDKGLIPENAELTDGEIDNLLFLPGFSTAKEISNLSGRGVGMDVVKNAVTALGGRINISSTPGKGSVFTIILPLTLAVMDGMVVSVADQTMVVPITSIVETMRGSDDMVNNLGADGTLLSIRGNFVPVCDVGSALGLCKGDHDQPPGVYLLVETETGQRSALAVDDIHDQRQVVIKSLDGVCGNIPGVAAATILGDGKIAMILDPESILAASPSAAAFDTERRISNAIAS, from the coding sequence ATGGCGGGGTCGATACAGGACACATTCTTTGAGGAGTGCGAAGAACTCCTCGAAGCAATGGATGAGGGTTTGACCGCCATCGAAGGTGGCGATCATGACTCTGAGGTGGTGAATGCCGTCTTTCGAGCGGTCCATTCGATCAAAGGGGGCGCTGGTGCGTTTGGTCTGGATGACCTGGTCGCCTTTGCCCACAAGTTCGAAACAGTGTTTGACGAGGTGCGTGCCAATCGGCTGGGTCTTGATACCAAGCTGATCCAGCTGCTGCTGCGCTGTAGCGATCACCTTGCTGATCTTGTTTCGACTTCTCGTGATGGCGGCAGCGTTGATGAGGCACATAATGATGTGCTCGTGTCTGCGCTCGAAGAGTACATCGATGAGGAAGAAGAAGAGGTAGTCTTTCAGCCCATGGGATTGGGCGGCGCCTTTGAAATGGCGCCGATCGAGGTCGAACAAGAACGGGTTTACTCGATCCGCTTTCATCCACTGAAAGATATGTATGGGACCGGAAATGAACCGTACTTCTTGTTTCAAACGCTAGCAGACCTCGGCACGCTTGAGGTCACACTTGATGAAAGTGAACTGCCTGGCTTTGATGCGCTGGACACTGATGAGAGCTACCTCATCTGGAGTCTGACGTTGACCACGGCCGAGTCTAAGTCGGCGATTGAGTCGGTCTTTGAGTTCGTTGAGGGGCTTTGCGAGCTGTCTATTGAATCCGATATGGACGACGAAGACGAGGCCAACGCCCTAGCTGCGCTGGAGGCGGCATTCGGTACCGCTCCGGAGGAAGGTGGTGATCAGGTGACTGTCCCTTTTGAACCGCCGGTCTCAGCCCCTGAACCGGAGGCCGATGCGGCCCCGGTAGCCGCCAAAGCCGCGGCACCAAAAGCTGAGGCCGCGAAATCAGAGCAGCGTGGTGGACCCAATCCGACGCTGAGGGTTGACCTTGAACGGGTTGACCGTCTGATCAACGCCGTTGGTGAGCTGATCATCAACCATTCGATGCTTGCCCAACAGATTGCCAATTTGGATGTGGCAGATCTGAGGGATGTTGAAACCGAGCTGGAAGGCTTTAAGAATCTGGCCCGTGACATCCAGGAAGGCGTCATGTCCATTCGCGCACAGCCGGTCAAGCCGCTATTCCAGCGGATGGCGCGGATTGTCCGCGAAGCCTCTGCCGCAACTGGCAAAACGGCCAAGCTGATTACCGAGGGCGAGAATACCGAGGTCGACAAGACGGTCATCGAGCGACTGTCAGATCCGTTGACGCATATCTTGCGCAACGCTGTGGACCATGGTGTTGAAAAACCCGAGGATCGCGAAGCCGTCGGCAAAAACCGCAGCGGTGAAATCCGGTTGTCAGCATCTCATCGATCCGGCAGCGTTTGCATCGAAATCAAGGATGATGGCGCTGGGGTGAATCGCCCACGGGTCAAACAGATCGCTATCGACAAGGGTCTGATCCCAGAAAATGCCGAGCTGACAGATGGTGAGATCGACAACTTGCTGTTCTTGCCCGGGTTTTCCACTGCGAAAGAGATTTCAAATCTCTCAGGTCGCGGGGTCGGCATGGACGTTGTGAAGAACGCGGTCACGGCGCTGGGGGGGAGGATCAACATTTCCTCCACACCTGGTAAAGGATCCGTGTTCACCATTATCCTTCCGCTGACGCTAGCCGTCATGGATGGCATGGTCGTATCCGTGGCCGATCAAACCATGGTGGTTCCGATCACATCAATTGTTGAAACAATGCGCGGTAGTGACGACATGGTCAACAATCTTGGCGCAGACGGAACGCTGCTGTCGATCAGGGGAAACTTTGTTCCCGTCTGCGATGTCGGCAGCGCATTGGGTCTGTGCAAAGGCGATCATGATCAGCCACCTGGTGTTTATCTACTGGTGGAAACGGAAACAGGTCAACGCAGCGCATTGGCGGTGGATGACATCCACGATCAGCGCCAGGTGGTCATCAAGAGCCTGGATGGCGTTTGTGGGAATATTCCGGGCGTCGCGGCTGCAACCATCCTTGGCGACGGCAAGATCGCCATGATCCTAGATCCCGAAAGTATTCTTGCGGCTTCACCTTCTGCAGCCGCGTTCGACACAGAGCGGAGAATTAGCAATGCAATCGCAAGCTGA
- a CDS encoding CheR family methyltransferase, whose protein sequence is MTIANPIDSRADGFTLSDQDFESIAEFAHKHFGLAMSSSKKPLVSSRLARRLRKLNYSDFKSYLKELNGPNADAERSELLSLLTTNVTQFFREPHHFETLRNDTLPPLLEKARRGDRVRIWSAGCSNGQEPYTIAMVLKSLCPDIEKLDVKILGTDIDPVVVRKASAARYSADELSQIPKEYSGYYNIQGQDGAIRDDLRALLTFGVLNLIEPFPFKGKFDAIFCRNVAIYFDTPTQQKVWHAFQRSLNPGGYLFIGHSERMSGPAASALQTVGITTYLNSPAGGNT, encoded by the coding sequence GTGACCATAGCGAACCCCATTGATTCTCGTGCGGATGGATTTACCCTGTCAGATCAGGACTTTGAATCTATCGCCGAATTTGCGCACAAGCACTTTGGGCTGGCTATGTCGAGCAGTAAGAAACCGCTGGTTTCTTCGCGCTTGGCGCGGCGGTTGCGCAAACTGAACTATAGCGATTTCAAATCCTACCTTAAGGAATTGAATGGCCCGAACGCGGATGCCGAGCGCAGTGAGCTGCTGTCTCTATTAACGACAAACGTGACGCAGTTTTTTCGCGAGCCGCATCACTTTGAGACGTTGCGCAACGATACGCTGCCGCCGCTTCTAGAAAAGGCGAGGCGCGGGGACCGGGTACGGATCTGGTCGGCGGGCTGTTCGAACGGGCAGGAACCCTACACCATTGCCATGGTGCTGAAATCCCTGTGCCCCGATATCGAAAAGCTGGATGTCAAAATCCTTGGGACGGATATCGATCCGGTGGTGGTCCGAAAGGCATCGGCGGCGCGATACTCCGCGGATGAATTGTCGCAGATCCCAAAGGAATACAGTGGTTACTACAATATCCAAGGCCAGGACGGTGCAATCCGCGATGACCTGCGTGCGCTACTGACGTTTGGGGTTTTGAACCTGATCGAGCCCTTTCCGTTTAAGGGCAAGTTCGATGCTATTTTCTGTCGAAACGTTGCGATCTACTTCGATACACCGACCCAGCAAAAGGTCTGGCATGCGTTTCAGCGAAGTCTCAATCCAGGGGGATATCTGTTCATCGGTCACTCTGAACGGATGTCCGGTCCGGCGGCATCGGCGCTACAAACTGTTGGAATCACTACTTACTTAAACTCTCCTGCCGGTGGGAACACTTGA
- a CDS encoding chemotaxis protein CheW: MQSQAEAKYDDSEIKHAEHSEFVSFTVAGQAFCLKITQIREIRRWSPVTILPHAPADVLGVMNLRGAVIPIYDLSARFGLQQTEASERNVVIVVSVHGKPVGLLAESVSEIISINPDDIQDTPPVDSRNTMDYIQGIISHDDTMVRIINLDAVITVPEQVIS; the protein is encoded by the coding sequence ATGCAATCGCAAGCTGAAGCCAAATATGACGATTCGGAAATCAAACACGCCGAGCACAGCGAATTTGTCAGTTTCACCGTTGCTGGCCAGGCGTTCTGCTTGAAAATCACCCAGATCCGGGAAATTCGGCGTTGGTCTCCGGTTACAATTCTACCCCATGCTCCAGCGGACGTATTGGGGGTTATGAATCTGCGTGGCGCGGTGATCCCTATCTACGACCTCTCGGCACGATTTGGGTTGCAACAAACCGAAGCCAGCGAGCGCAACGTTGTTATCGTTGTCTCTGTTCATGGCAAACCTGTTGGTTTGTTGGCTGAATCCGTATCAGAGATAATCTCGATCAACCCGGATGACATTCAGGACACCCCGCCGGTCGATAGTCGCAACACTATGGATTACATCCAAGGCATCATTTCTCATGATGATACCATGGTGCGGATCATCAATCTGGATGCCGTCATTACTGTACCGGAACAGGTGATCTCGTGA